The following are encoded together in the Carbonactinospora thermoautotrophica genome:
- a CDS encoding electron transfer flavoprotein subunit alpha/FixB family protein — protein MAEILVVVDHLDGDVKKVTLELLTKARELGEASAVFFGEGFDKAKEKLAQFGAQRVYVAEGEEYTGYVVAPKAELLAKLVAEKAPAAVFVPSTAEGKEIAGRLAVKTDSGVITDAVDIAEGFVCEQSVFGGATVVHSRVAKGTPIITVRPNAIQPVAADGPAERVDVAVEVSAAAKAARIVDRVVQPRGGRPELTEASIVVSGGRGVGSAENFAVIEKLADSLGAAVGASRAATDAGWYPHQYQVGQTGKTVSPQLYIACGISGAIQHRAGMQTSKTIVAINKDPEAPIFELADFGVVGDLFKVVPQLTEEIEKRKG, from the coding sequence ATGGCGGAGATCCTGGTCGTCGTCGACCATCTGGACGGTGACGTCAAGAAGGTCACGCTGGAGCTGCTCACCAAGGCCCGTGAGTTGGGCGAGGCCAGCGCGGTCTTCTTCGGCGAAGGCTTCGACAAGGCCAAGGAGAAGCTGGCCCAGTTCGGCGCGCAGCGGGTGTACGTGGCCGAGGGTGAGGAGTACACCGGCTACGTGGTGGCGCCCAAGGCCGAGCTGCTGGCCAAGCTCGTCGCCGAGAAGGCCCCGGCCGCGGTGTTCGTCCCCTCGACCGCCGAGGGCAAGGAGATCGCCGGGCGGCTCGCGGTCAAGACCGACTCCGGGGTGATCACCGACGCCGTCGACATCGCCGAGGGTTTCGTGTGCGAGCAGTCGGTGTTCGGCGGGGCCACAGTCGTGCACTCGCGGGTGGCCAAGGGCACCCCGATCATCACCGTGCGGCCGAACGCGATCCAGCCGGTCGCGGCCGACGGCCCGGCCGAGCGGGTGGATGTGGCGGTCGAGGTCTCCGCGGCCGCCAAGGCCGCCCGGATCGTCGACCGGGTGGTGCAGCCGCGCGGCGGGCGCCCCGAACTGACCGAGGCCTCGATCGTGGTCTCCGGCGGCCGCGGCGTGGGCAGCGCGGAGAACTTCGCGGTGATCGAGAAGCTGGCCGACTCCCTCGGCGCGGCGGTGGGCGCCTCCCGGGCCGCGACCGACGCCGGCTGGTACCCCCATCAGTACCAGGTGGGCCAGACCGGCAAGACCGTCTCCCCGCAGCTGTACATCGCCTGCGGCATCTCCGGCGCGATCCAGCACCGGGCCGGCATGCAGACCTCGAAGACCATCGTCGCCATCAACAAGGACCCCGAGGCGCCGATCTTCGAGCTCGCGGACTTCGGTGTGGTGGGTGACCTGTTCAAGGTCGTGCCCCAGCTCACCGAGGAGATCGAGAAGCGCAAGGGCTGA
- a CDS encoding electron transfer flavoprotein subunit beta/FixA family protein, with protein sequence MKIVVCVKQVPDTASERKLSPADKTLDRASVEGVINELDEYAIEEGLRLAEAHGGEVTILSMGPDKASESIRKALSMGADKGVHLVDDALHGSDAVATSYALAKVLQTLEFDLVIFGSESTDARTSVVPAMVAERLGLPQLTYANKVEITGGGIKIQRQTEYGHDVVEAGLPAVVSVVEKINEPRYPTFKGIMAAKKKPVQTLGCAEVGIEADKVGLGAAWSVVEDFADRPPRQQGTIVTDEGDGGVKLAEFLAAQKFI encoded by the coding sequence ATGAAGATCGTCGTCTGTGTGAAGCAGGTCCCGGATACCGCGAGCGAGCGCAAGCTCAGTCCCGCGGACAAGACGCTGGATCGCGCGTCGGTTGAGGGGGTCATCAACGAGCTGGACGAGTACGCGATCGAGGAGGGGTTGCGTCTCGCCGAGGCCCACGGCGGGGAGGTCACGATCCTGTCGATGGGCCCGGACAAGGCGTCCGAAAGCATCCGCAAGGCGTTGTCGATGGGCGCGGACAAGGGCGTGCACCTGGTGGATGACGCCCTGCACGGCTCTGATGCGGTGGCCACCTCCTACGCCCTGGCCAAGGTCTTGCAGACTCTTGAGTTCGACCTGGTGATCTTCGGCTCGGAGTCGACCGACGCCCGTACCTCGGTGGTACCGGCCATGGTCGCCGAGCGGCTCGGCCTGCCGCAGCTCACCTACGCGAACAAGGTCGAGATCACGGGCGGCGGCATCAAGATCCAGCGGCAGACCGAGTACGGCCACGACGTGGTCGAGGCCGGCCTGCCGGCGGTGGTGAGCGTCGTCGAGAAGATCAACGAGCCGCGGTACCCCACCTTCAAGGGGATCATGGCGGCGAAGAAGAAGCCCGTCCAGACCCTGGGGTGCGCCGAGGTGGGCATCGAGGCGGACAAGGTGGGCCTGGGCGCGGCCTGGAGCGTGGTGGAGGACTTCGCGGACCGGCCGCCGCGGCAGCAGGGCACCATCGTCACCGACGAGGGCGACGGCGGCGTGAAGCTGGCCGAGTTCCTCGCGGCGCAGAAGTTCATCTGA
- a CDS encoding NAD-dependent succinate-semialdehyde dehydrogenase, whose amino-acid sequence MDTERERAIVESVRNGLYIDGEWQAATGGGTFDVEDPSTEETLCRVADATAEDAVAALNAACAAQDEWARTPPRDRGEILRRAFEMIMARREDLALLMTLEMGKPLVESRAEITYAAEFFRWFAEEAVRVAGRYSIAPTGDSRLLTMKQPVGPCLLITPWNFPLAMGARKIGPAIAAGCTMVMKPAQATPLSTLALTEILAEAGLPPGVLNVIPSSSASRVTAPLLRDPRLRKLSFTGSTEVGRKLMAQASSNLLRLSLELGGNAPFLVFADADLEAAVHGALIAKLRNMGQSCVAANRFYVEEPIAEAFTDLLADKMAALKVDRGTEEGTDVGPLVSAEQRAKVVELVEDAVAKGAKVMAGGRIPQITGYFYQPTVLSEVPDNARLLREEVFGPVAPIRAFKTEEQAIAEANDTEYGLVAYVYTRDIERALRVTEALRTGMVGLNRGLVSNPAGPFGGVKQSGFGREGGSEGIEEYLDIKYVSIEAP is encoded by the coding sequence ATGGACACAGAACGCGAACGTGCCATCGTCGAGTCCGTACGCAACGGCCTGTACATCGACGGGGAGTGGCAGGCGGCGACGGGAGGAGGGACCTTCGACGTCGAGGACCCCTCCACCGAGGAGACGCTGTGCCGGGTGGCCGACGCCACCGCCGAGGACGCCGTGGCGGCCTTGAACGCGGCCTGCGCGGCTCAGGACGAGTGGGCCCGCACCCCGCCCCGCGACCGGGGCGAGATCCTACGCCGCGCGTTCGAGATGATCATGGCCCGGCGCGAGGACCTCGCCCTGCTGATGACCCTGGAGATGGGCAAGCCACTGGTCGAGTCCCGCGCCGAGATCACCTACGCCGCGGAGTTCTTCCGTTGGTTCGCCGAGGAGGCCGTGCGGGTGGCGGGCCGGTACAGCATCGCGCCCACCGGCGACAGCCGGTTGCTCACCATGAAGCAGCCGGTCGGGCCGTGCCTGCTCATCACGCCCTGGAACTTTCCCCTGGCCATGGGCGCACGCAAGATCGGGCCCGCGATCGCCGCCGGCTGCACGATGGTCATGAAACCGGCCCAGGCCACGCCGCTGTCCACGCTCGCCCTCACCGAGATCCTGGCGGAGGCCGGGCTACCCCCGGGCGTGCTCAACGTGATCCCCTCCTCCTCCGCCTCCCGGGTGACCGCCCCGCTGCTGCGCGACCCGCGGCTGCGCAAGCTGTCGTTCACCGGTTCGACCGAGGTCGGCCGGAAGCTCATGGCACAGGCCTCATCGAACCTGCTGCGCCTGTCTTTGGAGCTCGGCGGCAACGCGCCGTTCCTGGTCTTCGCCGACGCCGACCTGGAGGCCGCGGTGCACGGGGCGCTCATCGCCAAGCTGCGCAACATGGGCCAGTCGTGCGTGGCCGCCAACCGCTTCTACGTCGAGGAGCCGATCGCCGAGGCGTTCACCGACCTGCTGGCGGACAAGATGGCCGCGCTCAAGGTCGACCGAGGTACCGAGGAAGGCACCGACGTCGGCCCGCTCGTTAGTGCCGAGCAGCGCGCCAAGGTCGTCGAGCTAGTCGAGGACGCGGTCGCCAAGGGCGCCAAGGTCATGGCAGGCGGACGCATCCCGCAGATCACGGGTTACTTCTACCAGCCGACCGTGCTCAGCGAGGTCCCCGACAACGCCCGCCTGCTCCGCGAGGAGGTCTTCGGGCCCGTCGCCCCCATCCGCGCCTTCAAGACCGAGGAGCAGGCGATCGCCGAGGCCAACGACACCGAGTACGGGCTGGTCGCGTACGTCTACACCCGCGACATCGAGCGCGCCCTGCGCGTCACCGAGGCGCTGCGCACCGGCATGGTGGGCCTCAACCGGGGCCTGGTCAGCAACCCCGCCGGCCCCTTCGGCGGCGTCAAGCAGTCCGGGTTCGGCCGGGAGGGCGGAAGCGAGGGCATCGAGGAGTACCTGGACATCAAGTACGTCTCCATCGAAGCGCCCTGA
- a CDS encoding ATP-dependent Clp protease ATP-binding subunit: protein MTSGSFWPYGFGRSPLDELLARFFGEMPGFDTPSHLQRVDLGRLLSEDAIELLRIATRQAAAWGSPDLDTEHLLWAATQMEPTQRVLRQAGADPAALARAIEDRIQRAEPRQGPLLLTPAAKRALLDARQAARATGASYVGPQHIVLALSANPDSVAGRLLRAARITPQSLRAETVGVTEQLAMPPPSTTPTLDQYGRDLTELAREGRIDPVVGRDDEIAQTIEVLSRRTKNNPVLIGDPGVGKTAIVEGLAQRIVDNEVPETLRDKRVVQVDLAGMVAGTKYRGEFEERLKKVIDEIRDNSDRLIVFIDELHTVVGAGGAEGAIDASNMLKPALARGELHVIGATTLDEYRKYVEKDAALERRFQPILVPEPTVEDTIEILRGLRDRYEAHHQVRFTDEALVAAAELSDRYITGRFLPDKAIDLIDQAGARVALRAKTTGGDARELEERLEQLRHEKEQAVALEDYERAKQLRDEIEQLSGQLEETRDGRPAVPEVTANDIAEVVSRMTGIPVSRLTEEEKERLLALEEHLHRRVVGQDEAVAAVAEAVRRARAGLGDPNRPIGSFLFLGPTGVGKTELARALAEALFGDADRMIRFDMSEFQERHTVSRLVGAPPGYVGYEEAGQLTEEVRRHPYSVILLDEIEKAHPDVFNILLQVLDAGRLTDAQGRTVDFKNTVVIMTSNLGADLIMARGGDPAALAELRETLMRLLQRAFRPEFLNRIDEIIIFRGLDREQLRQITGLLLEDTRRRLHAQNVTLELDDAAIDWLVREGYQPEFGARPLRRTIQRKVDNTLSRMLLSGVLQPGQRVRVSVQDGDLVFTVVDGEAGGPAAEAQPHARVQPDRVLRREEEQRGEVGGLYL from the coding sequence ATGACCAGCGGTAGTTTCTGGCCGTACGGTTTCGGGCGCAGCCCGCTGGACGAGCTGCTCGCCCGGTTCTTCGGTGAGATGCCGGGGTTCGACACGCCGTCCCACCTGCAGCGTGTGGATCTCGGGCGGCTGCTCAGCGAGGACGCGATCGAGTTGCTGCGGATCGCGACGCGACAGGCCGCCGCGTGGGGCAGCCCGGATCTGGACACCGAACACCTGCTGTGGGCGGCCACCCAGATGGAGCCCACGCAGCGGGTGCTGCGGCAGGCGGGCGCCGACCCGGCCGCGCTCGCGCGCGCGATCGAGGACAGGATCCAGCGAGCCGAGCCCCGGCAGGGGCCGTTGTTGCTGACACCCGCGGCGAAACGGGCGTTGCTGGACGCGCGCCAGGCGGCGCGCGCCACCGGCGCCTCCTACGTCGGCCCGCAGCACATCGTGCTGGCGCTCAGCGCGAACCCCGACTCGGTGGCCGGCCGTCTGCTCCGTGCCGCGCGGATCACGCCCCAGTCGTTGCGGGCGGAGACGGTCGGGGTGACCGAGCAGCTCGCCATGCCCCCGCCGAGCACCACGCCGACACTGGACCAGTACGGCCGCGACCTCACCGAGCTCGCCCGCGAGGGCCGCATCGACCCGGTCGTGGGGCGCGATGACGAGATCGCCCAGACCATCGAGGTGCTCTCGCGCCGCACCAAGAACAACCCCGTGCTCATCGGCGATCCCGGTGTCGGCAAGACCGCGATCGTCGAGGGTCTGGCCCAGCGGATCGTCGACAACGAAGTGCCCGAGACCCTGCGCGACAAGCGGGTCGTGCAGGTGGATCTCGCCGGGATGGTCGCGGGCACCAAGTACCGGGGGGAGTTCGAGGAGCGCCTGAAGAAGGTCATAGACGAGATCCGGGACAACAGCGACCGGCTCATCGTCTTCATCGACGAGCTGCACACGGTCGTCGGCGCGGGCGGTGCCGAAGGCGCCATCGACGCCTCCAACATGCTCAAGCCGGCGCTGGCCCGCGGTGAGCTGCACGTGATCGGCGCGACCACGCTCGACGAGTACCGCAAGTACGTGGAGAAGGACGCCGCGCTGGAGCGGCGCTTCCAGCCGATCCTGGTGCCCGAGCCGACCGTCGAGGACACCATCGAGATCCTGCGCGGGCTGCGGGACCGCTACGAGGCGCACCACCAGGTGCGCTTTACCGACGAGGCGCTGGTCGCGGCGGCTGAGCTGTCCGACCGGTACATCACCGGACGGTTCCTGCCGGACAAGGCGATCGACCTGATCGACCAGGCCGGAGCGCGGGTCGCGCTGCGGGCGAAGACCACCGGGGGGGACGCGCGCGAGCTGGAGGAGCGGCTGGAGCAGTTGCGGCACGAGAAGGAGCAGGCCGTCGCCTTGGAGGACTACGAGCGGGCCAAGCAGTTGCGCGACGAGATCGAGCAGCTGAGCGGCCAGCTCGAGGAGACCCGCGACGGCCGGCCGGCCGTGCCCGAGGTCACCGCGAATGACATCGCCGAGGTGGTCTCCCGCATGACCGGCATCCCGGTGTCACGGCTCACCGAGGAGGAGAAGGAACGGCTGCTCGCCCTGGAGGAGCACCTGCACCGGCGGGTCGTCGGCCAGGACGAGGCGGTCGCGGCCGTGGCCGAGGCGGTGCGGCGGGCCCGCGCCGGGCTCGGCGACCCGAACCGGCCCATCGGCTCGTTCCTCTTCCTCGGGCCCACCGGGGTGGGCAAGACCGAGCTGGCCCGCGCGCTCGCCGAGGCGCTGTTCGGCGACGCCGACCGCATGATCCGGTTCGACATGAGCGAGTTCCAGGAGCGGCACACGGTCTCGCGGCTGGTCGGCGCGCCGCCCGGGTACGTCGGCTACGAGGAGGCCGGCCAGCTCACCGAGGAGGTGCGGCGGCACCCGTACTCGGTGATCCTGCTCGACGAGATCGAGAAGGCCCACCCCGACGTGTTCAACATCCTGCTGCAGGTGCTGGACGCCGGGCGGCTCACCGACGCCCAGGGACGCACGGTCGACTTCAAGAACACCGTGGTCATCATGACCTCGAACCTGGGCGCCGACCTGATCATGGCCCGAGGTGGCGACCCCGCCGCCCTCGCCGAGCTGCGCGAGACGCTGATGAGGTTGCTGCAGCGGGCGTTCCGGCCGGAGTTCCTGAACCGGATCGACGAGATCATCATCTTCCGCGGTCTGGACCGCGAGCAGCTGAGGCAGATCACCGGGCTGCTGCTGGAGGACACGCGTCGGCGGCTGCACGCCCAGAACGTCACGCTCGAGTTGGACGACGCCGCGATCGACTGGCTGGTCCGGGAGGGGTACCAGCCGGAGTTCGGGGCGCGCCCGCTGCGCCGGACGATCCAGCGGAAGGTGGACAACACGCTGTCGCGGATGCTGCTCAGCGGCGTGCTCCAGCCCGGGCAGCGGGTGAGGGTCAGCGTCCAGGACGGCGACCTGGTGTTCACCGTGGTCGACGGGGAGGCCGGGGGACCCGCGGCGGAGGCCCAGCCCCACGCCCGGGTCCAGCCCGACCGTGTCCTGCGTCGCGAGGAGGAGCAGCGCGGGGAAGTCGGCGGGCTGTACCTGTGA
- a CDS encoding transketolase, with amino-acid sequence MPEQALEWLAELGQQLRVDSVRCSAAAGSGHPTSSMSAADLAAVLLARYLRYDFDAPDDPRNDHLIFSKGHASPLLYAMFKAAGAISDEELLTFRRLGSRLEGHPTPRLPWVDVATGSLGQGLPIGVGIALAGQRLDRLPYRVWVLCGDSELAEGSMWEAFEHAGYAGLDNLTAIVDVNRLGQRGPTRHGWDTAAYARRIGAFGWHTIEIDGHDVAQIDRAYAEALATSDRPTAILARTKKGKGVPEVENREGAHGKPLPDPEEAIDELGGERNLRVRVKPPEGGRGGHRFPAEPLKLPAYAVGDKVATRTAFGEALAALGAARPDVVVLDAEVSDSTRTEYFADAHPERFFQCYIAEQQMVAAAVGLRVRGWTPYAATFAAFLTRAYDFIRMAAVSRADVRLVGSHAGVSIGHDGPSQMGLEDLAAFRAVHGSTVLYPCDANQTAQLVAAMADLEGISYLRTTRGNTRVIYRPGEEFPVGGSRLLRASPEDRVAVVAAGITVHEALAAADQLAAEGIPARVIDLYSVKPVDAATLREAARDTGRLITVEDHWPEGGLGDAVLEALADTRPAPRVVRLAVRAMPTSATPAEQLHAAGIDAAAITAAARLLAA; translated from the coding sequence ATGCCTGAGCAGGCCCTGGAATGGCTCGCCGAGCTCGGCCAGCAGCTGCGCGTCGACTCGGTGCGGTGTTCGGCGGCGGCCGGGTCGGGGCACCCGACGTCGTCGATGTCGGCCGCGGACCTGGCAGCGGTGTTGCTGGCCCGCTACCTGCGCTACGACTTCGACGCCCCGGACGACCCGCGCAACGACCACCTGATCTTCTCCAAGGGGCACGCCTCGCCGCTGTTGTACGCGATGTTCAAGGCGGCGGGGGCGATCTCGGACGAGGAGCTGCTGACCTTCCGCAGGCTGGGTAGCCGGCTGGAGGGGCATCCCACGCCGCGGCTGCCGTGGGTCGACGTGGCGACCGGCTCGCTGGGGCAGGGGCTGCCGATCGGGGTGGGGATCGCGCTCGCCGGGCAGCGGCTGGACCGGTTGCCGTACCGGGTGTGGGTGCTGTGCGGGGACAGCGAGCTGGCCGAAGGCTCGATGTGGGAGGCGTTCGAGCACGCCGGGTACGCGGGACTGGACAACCTGACGGCGATCGTGGACGTGAACCGGTTGGGACAGCGGGGCCCGACCCGCCACGGGTGGGACACCGCCGCCTACGCCCGGCGCATCGGCGCGTTCGGCTGGCACACCATCGAGATCGACGGCCACGACGTGGCCCAGATCGACCGGGCCTACGCCGAGGCGCTGGCGACGAGCGACCGGCCGACCGCGATCCTGGCCCGGACCAAGAAGGGCAAGGGGGTCCCGGAGGTGGAGAACAGGGAGGGCGCGCACGGCAAGCCGCTGCCCGACCCGGAGGAGGCGATCGACGAGCTGGGCGGCGAGCGGAACCTCAGGGTGCGGGTGAAGCCCCCCGAAGGCGGCCGGGGCGGGCACCGGTTCCCCGCCGAGCCGCTGAAGCTGCCCGCCTACGCGGTGGGGGACAAGGTCGCCACCCGCACCGCGTTCGGGGAGGCCCTCGCCGCGCTCGGCGCCGCCCGCCCGGACGTGGTGGTGCTCGACGCGGAGGTCAGCGACTCCACCCGCACCGAGTACTTCGCCGACGCCCACCCCGAGCGGTTCTTCCAGTGCTACATCGCCGAGCAGCAGATGGTCGCCGCCGCGGTCGGCCTGCGGGTGCGCGGCTGGACCCCGTACGCGGCCACGTTCGCGGCATTCCTCACCCGCGCCTACGACTTCATCCGCATGGCCGCGGTCAGCCGCGCCGACGTGCGGCTGGTCGGCTCCCACGCCGGGGTCTCCATCGGCCACGACGGCCCCTCCCAGATGGGCCTGGAAGACCTGGCCGCCTTCCGGGCGGTGCACGGCAGCACCGTGCTGTACCCGTGCGACGCCAACCAGACCGCTCAGTTGGTCGCCGCCATGGCCGACCTGGAGGGGATCAGCTACCTGCGCACCACCCGCGGCAACACTCGGGTGATCTACCGGCCCGGCGAGGAGTTCCCCGTCGGCGGCAGCCGCCTGCTGCGCGCCTCGCCCGAGGACCGGGTCGCCGTCGTCGCGGCCGGGATCACCGTCCACGAAGCCCTCGCCGCCGCCGACCAGCTCGCCGCCGAGGGCATACCCGCCCGCGTCATCGACCTGTACTCGGTCAAGCCCGTCGACGCCGCCACCCTGCGCGAGGCCGCCCGCGACACCGGGCGCCTGATCACGGTCGAGGACCACTGGCCCGAGGGCGGCCTCGGCGACGCCGTCCTCGAGGCCCTCGCCGACACCCGTCCCGCGCCCCGGGTCGTCAGGCTCGCCGTCCGCGCCATGCCCACCTCCGCCACCCCGGCCGAGCAGCTCCACGCCGCCGGGATCGACGCCGCCGCCATCACCGCCGCCGCCCGCCTGCTGGCCGCGTGA
- a CDS encoding DUF4193 family protein: protein MSNQYDETRADELGDESLEEIKAAQRGRAAGAPDVDEEELAESVELPGADLSDEELRVRVVPPSGDEFVCSRCFLVHHRTNLARAEGDELICRECA from the coding sequence ATGAGCAACCAGTACGACGAAACCCGGGCCGACGAGCTGGGCGACGAGAGCCTGGAAGAGATCAAGGCGGCCCAGCGCGGGCGCGCCGCCGGCGCCCCCGACGTCGACGAGGAGGAACTCGCAGAGTCAGTGGAGCTGCCCGGTGCGGATCTGTCCGACGAGGAGTTGCGCGTCCGCGTGGTTCCCCCGTCCGGGGACGAGTTCGTCTGCTCGCGATGTTTCCTGGTCCATCACCGCACCAACCTCGCCAGGGCAGAGGGCGACGAGCTGATCTGCCGGGAATGCGCCTGA
- a CDS encoding Gfo/Idh/MocA family protein: MTRIGFVGAGAVARRHADTLRRLGDVDIVGVTDPDESRARAFGRACGARVHAGHAGLAASGVDALYICVPPYAHGPAEFAAVEAGVPFFVEKPLATDLRTAEEIAERVAEAGLATATGYHWRYLDTVRVARELLAGREAGLVHCYWLDRVAPPWWWVDRALSGGQVVEQATHVLDLARLLLGEVEHAYAAAVRHAGNAFATRIDDATVATLRFASGAIGTLASTCLLPCKHRAGLQVFADGLALDISESELVTHAGEDLRHLPADQQAAKTRADRAFIDAVQGRAADIRAPYAEALRTHRLGCAIAASVAEGRPVTLEEEP; encoded by the coding sequence ATGACGCGGATCGGGTTCGTCGGCGCCGGGGCAGTCGCCCGGCGGCACGCGGACACGCTGCGGCGGCTCGGGGACGTGGACATCGTGGGCGTGACCGATCCCGACGAGAGCCGGGCCCGGGCATTCGGCCGGGCGTGCGGGGCGCGGGTGCACGCCGGGCACGCGGGGCTGGCGGCGTCCGGGGTGGACGCGCTGTACATCTGCGTGCCGCCGTACGCGCACGGCCCGGCGGAGTTCGCGGCGGTCGAGGCCGGGGTCCCGTTCTTCGTGGAGAAACCCTTAGCGACCGACCTGCGCACCGCGGAGGAGATCGCGGAGCGGGTGGCCGAGGCGGGCCTGGCCACGGCCACCGGGTACCACTGGCGGTACCTGGACACCGTGCGGGTCGCGCGGGAGCTGCTCGCCGGCCGCGAGGCGGGGCTCGTGCACTGCTACTGGCTGGACCGGGTCGCCCCGCCCTGGTGGTGGGTGGACCGCGCGCTGTCCGGCGGCCAGGTCGTGGAGCAGGCGACGCACGTGCTCGACCTCGCCCGGCTGCTCCTCGGCGAGGTCGAGCATGCGTACGCCGCGGCCGTCCGCCACGCCGGCAACGCCTTCGCGACCCGGATCGACGACGCGACCGTGGCCACCCTCCGGTTCGCCTCCGGCGCGATCGGCACCCTCGCCTCGACCTGCCTACTGCCGTGCAAGCACCGCGCCGGGCTGCAGGTGTTCGCCGACGGCCTGGCCTTGGACATCTCCGAGTCCGAGCTGGTCACGCACGCGGGCGAGGACCTGCGCCACCTGCCCGCGGACCAGCAGGCGGCCAAGACCCGCGCCGACCGGGCGTTCATCGACGCGGTCCAGGGCAGGGCCGCGGACATCCGGGCCCCGTACGCGGAGGCGCTGCGGACCCACCGGCTCGGCTGCGCCATCGCCGCCTCGGTGGCCGAGGGGCGCCCGGTGACGCTTGAGGAGGAGCCATGA
- a CDS encoding zinc-dependent alcohol dehydrogenase: protein MTHPPVRRTLVIEQPYRARIVDLPEPELHEGCFRVETLYSGLSAGTELSWFRGSNPCLRKTFDPRLRLFTDGQPPAAYPVRKLGYMEVGLVTDTRTPEVRSGSLVSLAIGHATSHVLHVLDDHFVPLPPDLDPLLGVYLAHMGPICANALLHAAAETVGGGVQHLGDGVRGRRVLVTGAGVIGLLTGLFALHHGAAAVAVADRTPARLAAAAGLGMIPLPEEGVDVARRIKQQWHHDAHDRGADLVFQCRGQAASLATALRSLRPQGTVIDLAFYQDGADSVQLGEEFHHNGLAIRAAQIGRVPRGQAHLWDRDRLALETLALLRAAGDDIVEYLVTDVVPFDDAPKLLADLAARRRHVIQAVFEMPAARR from the coding sequence ATGACCCACCCTCCGGTCCGACGCACCCTGGTGATCGAGCAGCCGTACCGGGCGCGGATCGTGGACCTGCCCGAGCCGGAGCTGCACGAGGGGTGCTTCCGCGTGGAGACGCTCTACAGCGGGTTGTCGGCGGGTACCGAGCTGAGCTGGTTCAGGGGCAGCAACCCGTGCCTGCGCAAGACCTTCGACCCGCGGCTCAGGCTCTTCACCGACGGCCAGCCGCCCGCGGCGTACCCGGTGCGGAAGCTGGGCTACATGGAGGTCGGGCTCGTCACCGACACCCGCACGCCGGAAGTCCGGTCCGGCAGCCTCGTCTCCCTCGCGATCGGGCACGCGACGAGCCACGTCCTGCACGTGCTCGACGACCACTTCGTGCCACTGCCGCCGGACCTCGATCCGCTGCTCGGCGTCTACCTGGCCCACATGGGTCCCATCTGCGCCAACGCCCTGCTGCATGCGGCCGCCGAAACCGTCGGGGGCGGCGTGCAGCACCTGGGGGACGGGGTCCGGGGCCGACGCGTGCTCGTCACCGGCGCCGGCGTCATCGGCCTGCTCACCGGCCTGTTCGCCCTGCACCACGGGGCCGCCGCGGTCGCCGTGGCCGACCGCACCCCGGCCCGGCTCGCCGCCGCGGCCGGACTCGGCATGATCCCGTTGCCCGAGGAGGGGGTGGACGTCGCACGCCGGATCAAGCAGCAGTGGCACCACGACGCCCACGACCGGGGCGCGGATCTGGTGTTCCAGTGCCGGGGACAGGCCGCAAGCCTCGCCACCGCACTGCGCAGCCTCCGCCCGCAGGGAACCGTCATCGACCTGGCCTTCTACCAGGACGGCGCGGACTCCGTACAACTGGGCGAGGAGTTCCACCACAACGGCCTCGCCATCCGCGCGGCGCAGATCGGGCGGGTGCCGCGCGGCCAGGCACACCTGTGGGACCGCGACCGCCTCGCCCTGGAGACCCTCGCGCTGCTGCGCGCCGCCGGGGACGACATCGTCGAGTACTTGGTGACCGACGTCGTGCCCTTCGACGACGCCCCAAAGCTGCTCGCCGACCTCGCCGCCCGGCGCCGGCACGTCATCCAGGCAGTCTTCGAGATGCCCGCCGCCCGCCGCTAG